The genomic interval GGGACCGGCAGCGACCCGGCCGGGGCGGGACCGCTGGTCGTCGACCTGTGCAGCGGCAGCGGCGCGATCGCGCTCTCGGTCGCCGGGGAGGTGCCGGCGGCCCGGGTGGTCGCGGTGGAGCGGTCCGCGGCGGCGCTGGACTGGTTGCGCCGCAACGCCGCCGAGCGGGCCGCTGCCGGCGACCCGCCGATCGAGGTGGTGGCCGGGGACGTCGCCGACCCGGAGCTGCTGGCCGGGTACGCCGGCCGGGTGGACGTGCTGCTCTGCAACCCGCCGTACGTGCCGGACGACACCCCGGTACCCCCGGACGTGGCCGGGCACGACCCGGCGGACGCGGTCTTCGGCGGCCCGGACGGGCTGGCGGTGATCCGGCTGGTACTCGACCGGGCGGCCGGGCTGCTGCGCCCCGGCGGGGTCTTCGGGGTGGAGCACGACGACACGCACGGCACGGCGGTTCCGGAGCTGCTGCGTGCCGACGGCCGGTTCGTCGAGATCGCGGACCATCCCGACCTGGTCGGGCGGCCCCGTTTCGCCACCGCCCGCCGGGCCGACGCCGTCCCGTAACCGGCCGGAAGTCCCCGTGCCACGGTGGGCGCTCCGGCGTGGCAGACTGGCTCCTCGTGATGCTCTACGACTGCCGGTCGCTGGCGGACCGTGACCGAGGCATCGCCGCGGCCGTCGAGGCGGTCAAGAACGGCGAGCTGGTCGTGATCCCGACCGACACGGTCTACGGGGTCGGCGCGGACGCGTTCACCCCCTACGCCGTCAAGGCGCTGCTCAACGCGAAGGGTCGGGACCGGCAGCATCCGCCGCCGGTGCTGGTCGGCTCCCGGCGCACGCTGGACGGGCTGGTCTTCATGCTGCCGAGCACCGCCCGGGACCTGGCCGACGCGTTCTGGCCCGGCGCGCTGACGATCGTCGTCGAGCACTCGCCCAGCCTCCAGTGGGACATCGGCGACACCGCCGGCACGGTCGCGGTGCGGATGCCGCTGCACCCGGTCGCCCTGGAGGTGCTCCGGGAGACCGGGCCGATGGCCGTCTCGTCGGCGAACAAGACCGGCCAGCCGGCGGCGGTGACCGCCGAGGAGGCGCGCGAGCAGCTCGGCTACGCGGTGCGGGCCTACCTGGAGGCCGGGCCCTGTCCGGAGCCGGTGCCGAGCACCATCGTCGACGTGACCGGCGAGGTGCCCCGGGTGCTGCGCCAGGGCGCGATCCCGCTGGAGAAGCTCCGTGACGTCGTACCGGACATCCAGGGCCAGGTGACCTGAGTGCCGCCGTTCACGGTCCTGCACGTCTGCCTGGGCAACATCTGCCGGTCGCCGATGGCGGAGCGGCTGCTCGCGCTGGCCGTACGGGAACGGTTGGCCCGCCGGGGTGCGGACGACGCGGACGACGCCGACCGGCTGGTGCACAGCCACAGCGCCGGCACCGGCGGCTGGCACGCGGGTGAGGAGATGAACCCGCCGGCCGCCCGCCAGGTGCGCTCCCGGGGCGGGGACGTCGCCGACTTCGGCGCCCGCAAGCTCCGCTCGGAGCACATCGACGCGGCCGACCTGGTGTTGACGGCAACCGCCGACCAGCAGGAATACGTGGTGGCGCTGCGTCCCGACGCCGCCGACCGCACCTTCGTGCTCGGCGAGTTCGGCCGGCTGCTGCCCACCGTGGACGCCGCGGTCCTGCCTCCGGCCGACCTGGCCGACCCGGACGCGGTCTACGCCCGGGGCACCGCGCTGGTGGCCGCGGTGGCGGCGGCCCGGAGCGGGTCGTCCCCGCTGCCCGGCGACGACCTCGACGACCCGTGGGGCCGGGGCGACCAGTGTTTCAGCCGGGTCGCCGACGAGATCGAGGACGCCGTCCGGCCGCTCGCCGCCGTCCTGCTGCCCTGACCCGGGGCGCAGCCCGCCCCTGAGGCGACGCGGCGGCCCTGAACCGCGCACGGTCCGCTCTGACGCGACCCGGCCCGCCCTGACGCGGGCGCGGCCCGCCCTGCGGCGGGGGAGATTCCGCCGTGGTCACTCCGGCTTGTGAATCTGAACCGGTTTGCCGTGAAACGGGTGCGGCGCCCGAAATCAGCCGGCAGGCTGACGGAGTCCCCGAGCCCGGCCGTTTGTCCGGGTCGCGTCGATCGTGTCCCGCCCGGGAGGTACCGCATGCTCCGGCTGCGGCTGAACCAGCTCTGGACCCTGACCCTGGCCGGAATCCTGGCCGGGACGATCCTGGCCGCCGCCGCGCTGCCGGCCTCGGTCCTGGCGGCGGTGGGGCTCAAGTCGATCGGCGCCCGCTACGAGGACCTGCCGCAGGACCTGCGTACCCCGCCGACCGCCCAGCGCTCCTACCTCTTCGCCGCCGACGGCCGTACCCCGATCACCTCGTTCTACGACGAGAACCGGACGAACGTGCCGCTGTCCCAGGTCGCCGAGGTGATGCGGCAGGCGACGGTGGCGGCCGAGGACGCCCGCTTCTACTCGCACGGCGGCGTCGACCTGAGGGGTGTGCTCCGGGCCGCCGTGGCAAACCGGGTGGGTGGCGAGGTGCGGCAGGGCGCCTCGACGCTGACCATGCAGTACGTCCGCAACGTGCTCAAGAGCGACCCCGGACTCACCGCGAAACAGCGTGCCGAGGCGACCGAAACCAGCGCCGGCCGCAAGATCCAGGAGATGCGGTACGCGCTCGCGCTGGAGCGCCGGCTCAGCAAGGACGAGATCCTCAGCCGCTACCTGAACATCGCCTACTTCGGTGCCGGGGCGTACGGCGTCGCCGCCGCCAGCCAGCGGTACTTCTCCAAGCCGGCCGGGCAGTTGACCCTGGCCGAGGCGGCCCTGCTGGCCGGGCTGGTCCGCTCGCCGGAGACGGACAGCCCGATCGGTGGCGACACGGAGGCCGCGCTGGCCCGCCGGGGCTACGTACTGCGGCAGATGGCGGAGACCGGGGTGATCTCCGCCGAGGCCGTCACCCGTACCCAGTCGGAGCCGATCAGGCTGCGGCCCGGCGCCGAGCCGAACGACTGCGCCGGCATCCCGGACGGGCGCTCCGACTGGGGCTTCTTCTGCGACTACTTCCGGCAGTGGTGGAACGCGAACCCGGCGTTCGGGCTCACCGTCGACGAGCGGCAGCAGACGCTGCGCCGGGGCGGCTACCGGATCACCACCTCGCTCGACCCGGCGATCCAGGCCACCGCGCTGCGGCAGACCCTGACCGTCTACGACTACGCCGACCGCCGGGCCGCGCCGATGGCCGTGGTGCAGCCCGGCACCGGCCGGGTACTCGCGATGGCGGTCAACCGGCACTACTCGCTCGATCCGAACCCCCGGGGGCAGCGCAACCACCCGAACACGGTCAACCAGTTGATCGCCGGTGGCGGCGGCATCGACGGCTACCAGGCCGGCTCCA from Plantactinospora sp. BC1 carries:
- the prmC gene encoding peptide chain release factor N(5)-glutamine methyltransferase, whose protein sequence is MTRIPRHPREATERTRPSVAVAAATSALARAGVGPARTEAELLVAYVLGVSRGALAVAGPLTGEQYDRLTELVERRTRHEPLQYLLGSAAFRYLELAVGPGVFVPRPETELLAGWGVEQARRLGGPGTGSDPAGAGPLVVDLCSGSGAIALSVAGEVPAARVVAVERSAAALDWLRRNAAERAAAGDPPIEVVAGDVADPELLAGYAGRVDVLLCNPPYVPDDTPVPPDVAGHDPADAVFGGPDGLAVIRLVLDRAAGLLRPGGVFGVEHDDTHGTAVPELLRADGRFVEIADHPDLVGRPRFATARRADAVP
- a CDS encoding L-threonylcarbamoyladenylate synthase, which gives rise to MLYDCRSLADRDRGIAAAVEAVKNGELVVIPTDTVYGVGADAFTPYAVKALLNAKGRDRQHPPPVLVGSRRTLDGLVFMLPSTARDLADAFWPGALTIVVEHSPSLQWDIGDTAGTVAVRMPLHPVALEVLRETGPMAVSSANKTGQPAAVTAEEAREQLGYAVRAYLEAGPCPEPVPSTIVDVTGEVPRVLRQGAIPLEKLRDVVPDIQGQVT
- a CDS encoding phosphotyrosine protein phosphatase, whose product is MPPFTVLHVCLGNICRSPMAERLLALAVRERLARRGADDADDADRLVHSHSAGTGGWHAGEEMNPPAARQVRSRGGDVADFGARKLRSEHIDAADLVLTATADQQEYVVALRPDAADRTFVLGEFGRLLPTVDAAVLPPADLADPDAVYARGTALVAAVAAARSGSSPLPGDDLDDPWGRGDQCFSRVADEIEDAVRPLAAVLLP
- a CDS encoding transglycosylase domain-containing protein produces the protein MLRLRLNQLWTLTLAGILAGTILAAAALPASVLAAVGLKSIGARYEDLPQDLRTPPTAQRSYLFAADGRTPITSFYDENRTNVPLSQVAEVMRQATVAAEDARFYSHGGVDLRGVLRAAVANRVGGEVRQGASTLTMQYVRNVLKSDPGLTAKQRAEATETSAGRKIQEMRYALALERRLSKDEILSRYLNIAYFGAGAYGVAAASQRYFSKPAGQLTLAEAALLAGLVRSPETDSPIGGDTEAALARRGYVLRQMAETGVISAEAVTRTQSEPIRLRPGAEPNDCAGIPDGRSDWGFFCDYFRQWWNANPAFGLTVDERQQTLRRGGYRITTSLDPAIQATALRQTLTVYDYADRRAAPMAVVQPGTGRVLAMAVNRHYSLDPNPRGQRNHPNTVNQLIAGGGGIDGYQAGSTFKIFTMLAALEEGMPLASGYLAPSRLVTSYPVDGPNACGGYWCPANANPEWMNGHRTMWTGFGRSVNTYFVALQQRIGADRVVRMAERLGIVFRADNDARLATYGAEGWGAFTLGVSASTPLDLANAYATLAAEGTYCKPLPVLSIVDATGRALPAAAPSCGKMLRAEVARAATDAARCPVGGQSAYAQCDGGSAPEVTRILGDQPVAGKTGSAEGYATETFVGFTPQLAAAAIAANPDDPSDAVGQPVQRKVIAAVATTMATALKGSPRRDFTPPGREIAFGDGPDDLGPAPAGPGQDPFAPAPVVPAPVPAPPAPAPTAVVPRPTPPPVPPRPTATVPRPVRPVPTSPRPGVVPRPTPPAPPPPTSR